A window of Pelagicoccus enzymogenes contains these coding sequences:
- a CDS encoding response regulator, with the protein MTIPKIENLDTSCPIVMVDDNETDLDIGQRFYRYSKLENPFLTFASGQELLAYLAEVEAGQKPFPAVVLLDVNMPQLSGFETLRRIREKQVFGEIPVIVMLTNSDNPQDIESAMQMGANGYQPKHFEVDGFVTFLQGLFR; encoded by the coding sequence ATGACGATACCGAAAATTGAGAATTTGGATACAAGTTGTCCCATCGTTATGGTAGACGACAACGAGACGGACTTGGATATCGGGCAGCGGTTTTACCGCTACTCGAAATTGGAGAACCCGTTTCTAACGTTTGCTTCAGGACAGGAGCTGCTGGCCTACTTGGCGGAGGTCGAAGCCGGCCAGAAACCCTTTCCGGCGGTGGTGCTGCTCGATGTCAACATGCCCCAGCTCAGCGGTTTCGAAACCTTGCGGCGCATTCGCGAGAAGCAGGTCTTCGGCGAAATCCCAGTGATCGTGATGCTTACCAATTCCGATAACCCTCAGGATATCGAGAGCGCGATGCAAATGGGAGCCAACGGTTACCAGCCCAAGCACTTCGAGGTGGATGGGTTCGTCACCTTCTTGCAAGGGCTTTTCAGGTAG
- a CDS encoding M48 family metallopeptidase: MVEHLKLGDMSVDVERKAIKNVHLSVYPPAGRIRIAAPSEMEMDTIRIFALSKLSWIKKQQRRLNAQKREPKREYLERESHYLWGKRYLLSLAEVDAKPKVEVKHRKIVLTARPGASDGKRHQVMEAWYRQQLSEALPSVIAKWEKAIGVEVSEWQVRRMKTKWGSCIPQKAKVIVNLELAKKPKECLDYIVAHETVHLLEPTHNDRFKSLMNLFVPQWKEHRKVLNRIPVSHREWSY; encoded by the coding sequence ATGGTTGAGCATTTGAAGCTCGGCGACATGTCGGTGGACGTCGAACGCAAGGCTATCAAGAACGTCCACTTGAGCGTCTATCCCCCAGCGGGAAGAATCCGCATCGCGGCTCCATCGGAGATGGAGATGGACACGATCCGCATATTTGCGCTCTCGAAGCTCTCGTGGATCAAGAAGCAACAACGAAGACTGAACGCTCAGAAGCGTGAGCCGAAGCGCGAATATCTGGAGCGCGAGAGCCACTACCTGTGGGGGAAGCGTTATTTACTGTCGCTCGCGGAGGTGGACGCCAAGCCGAAGGTCGAGGTTAAACATCGAAAGATCGTCCTGACCGCTCGTCCTGGAGCAAGCGACGGTAAGCGCCATCAAGTCATGGAGGCTTGGTACCGCCAGCAGCTTTCGGAAGCCTTGCCATCTGTGATCGCGAAATGGGAGAAAGCGATCGGTGTGGAAGTATCCGAGTGGCAAGTTCGCAGGATGAAAACCAAGTGGGGCTCGTGCATTCCACAGAAGGCGAAAGTGATCGTTAACCTTGAACTAGCCAAGAAACCGAAGGAGTGCCTCGACTACATCGTGGCCCACGAAACTGTTCACCTTCTCGAACCAACCCACAACGACCGCTTCAAGTCGCTGATGAATCTCTTCGTTCCACAGTGGAAGGAGCACCGGAAGGTGCTGAACCGGATCCCGGTGAGCCACCGCGAGTGGAGCTATTAG
- a CDS encoding type II secretion system F family protein, which yields MPLLATQSAKTKNALVHKEKQKSVSFWESQRLAKEKAYEKKAKKYKLKLETLAVFTQQLASMLEAGLPLVSALDALQDQVEDPVFRIIIREVKADVSQGNNFSASCAKFPRAFNNLFISMVEAGEASGGLAEILGKVAGYFEATTKLTKKVKSALTYPVAVIALAIILVNVLLIFVVPTFAGMFSDFGAELPGPTQFLIDLSDFLKDNILYIIGAGFVGFQIWSRFTKTPKGRRFRDQMVVRMPVFGNLIVKITLSRFCRTYATLLRSGVPILRCLEIVAASSGKTQVEDACRMISKNISEGGQVSDTIEKIEFFPPMMKHMSRAGEQTGNVDGMMNKIADFYDTEVDSIIAALTSLIEPMLIVFLGVVVGGIVMAMFMPIFQLSSIVGG from the coding sequence ATGCCACTACTCGCCACTCAGTCTGCTAAAACCAAGAATGCTCTCGTCCATAAAGAGAAGCAGAAATCCGTCAGCTTCTGGGAGTCGCAACGCCTCGCCAAAGAGAAGGCATACGAAAAGAAGGCCAAGAAGTATAAGCTCAAGCTCGAGACCTTGGCCGTATTCACCCAGCAGCTGGCCTCCATGCTAGAAGCCGGCCTCCCGCTCGTCTCCGCTCTCGACGCCCTGCAGGACCAAGTCGAAGACCCCGTTTTCCGTATCATCATCCGCGAGGTAAAGGCTGACGTCTCGCAAGGTAACAACTTTTCGGCATCCTGCGCCAAATTTCCGCGAGCTTTCAACAACCTCTTCATTTCCATGGTGGAAGCGGGCGAGGCCAGCGGCGGTCTCGCAGAAATCCTCGGCAAGGTCGCCGGCTATTTCGAGGCCACGACCAAGCTGACCAAGAAGGTGAAGTCCGCCCTCACTTACCCGGTAGCCGTTATCGCCCTCGCCATCATTCTGGTGAACGTGCTGCTGATCTTCGTAGTGCCAACCTTTGCAGGCATGTTCAGCGACTTCGGAGCGGAGCTTCCAGGTCCCACGCAATTCCTCATCGACCTCTCGGACTTCCTGAAGGACAACATCCTCTACATCATCGGAGCCGGATTCGTCGGTTTCCAAATCTGGAGCCGCTTTACCAAAACACCCAAAGGTCGCCGCTTCCGCGATCAAATGGTGGTCAGGATGCCGGTCTTCGGCAACTTGATCGTGAAGATCACCCTTTCCCGCTTTTGCCGCACCTACGCCACCCTGCTACGCTCGGGCGTGCCGATCCTGCGCTGCCTGGAGATCGTCGCCGCCTCCTCCGGCAAGACCCAAGTTGAGGACGCCTGCCGCATGATCTCCAAAAACATTTCCGAAGGCGGGCAAGTTTCCGACACGATCGAGAAGATCGAGTTCTTCCCTCCCATGATGAAGCACATGTCACGCGCCGGCGAGCAAACCGGCAACGTGGACGGCATGATGAACAAGATCGCCGACTTCTACGACACGGAGGTCGACTCCATCATCGCGGCCCTCACCTCCCTGATCGAGCCGATGCTCATCGTCTTCCTCGGGGTCGTGGTCGGCGGCATCGTGATGGCCATGTTCATGCCAATCTTCCAACTCTCCTCTATCGTCGGAGGATAA
- a CDS encoding recombinase family protein, with the protein MEKRKKLRCAIYTRVSTTRQSEEGVSLETQLEQCRAQIVLGKPNGWEETYHFEDQGFSAKDNNRPALEQLRRKVRAREIDVVVIYSIDRLTRNITEFYNFYQDLQEANVEISSAVERIDTSTGQGRLLLNLVLSFAQYERERIMDRTLGAMRQNAKNGKYNGGQIPLGYESSEGAGHIQPSKHAYIVQMIFDLASKGRTPSEIKRHLEDKQIQLPSKTFKNGRTVAAKPATASRVREIINNRIYCGDVQWDDIICRGKHEPIVDRSTWEKANELLPPKTKKGSLKSPDKHKSLLKGLMVCTTCGRDFTPKASGNTLKNGTPHLYYDCASKIRKEKNSCGCSLPARKVETLIIDTISAIGRDKKVIESCVENLSEMKRVSTTPIREEIKTLQSELRQKLGELEKWKKKVFSVEGALAKELQSEAEAVAQRKQELEVQLAKRTLDIRAHEQELASSKDIAAALTNFSAIFEELEYPEQKELLGLLIQQIRIQKIDSANARPNKCIIGHRKSFYEMELRFTADAEQIAPLKNALPKFVELKSLASRKGFEPLSLG; encoded by the coding sequence ATGGAAAAACGGAAAAAGCTACGCTGTGCAATTTACACGAGAGTCTCTACAACCCGACAATCCGAGGAGGGGGTCTCGCTCGAGACGCAACTAGAGCAGTGCCGTGCTCAAATCGTTCTCGGCAAACCGAACGGCTGGGAGGAAACCTACCATTTTGAGGACCAAGGATTCTCTGCGAAAGACAACAATCGACCAGCCCTCGAGCAGCTAAGACGCAAGGTTCGTGCTCGCGAGATAGACGTGGTGGTCATCTACAGCATTGATCGTCTGACCAGGAATATAACCGAATTCTACAATTTCTATCAGGACCTCCAGGAGGCCAACGTAGAGATTTCCAGCGCGGTCGAACGCATCGACACTTCTACGGGGCAAGGACGACTGCTGCTCAACTTGGTACTCTCGTTCGCACAGTACGAACGAGAGCGGATCATGGATCGAACTCTCGGAGCGATGCGTCAAAACGCCAAAAACGGGAAATACAATGGTGGTCAAATACCTCTTGGCTACGAATCTTCGGAGGGAGCCGGTCACATTCAGCCAAGCAAACACGCCTACATCGTCCAAATGATTTTTGACTTGGCTTCTAAGGGCCGAACTCCCTCTGAGATCAAGCGACACCTCGAAGACAAGCAGATACAACTCCCGTCAAAAACCTTTAAGAATGGAAGGACCGTCGCTGCAAAACCAGCCACAGCATCACGAGTAAGGGAAATCATAAACAACCGGATCTACTGCGGAGACGTCCAATGGGACGATATCATTTGCCGAGGGAAGCACGAACCGATCGTTGATCGCTCGACCTGGGAAAAAGCGAATGAATTGCTGCCCCCTAAAACTAAAAAGGGTAGCCTGAAAAGCCCAGACAAACACAAATCCCTCCTCAAAGGACTGATGGTTTGCACTACTTGCGGTCGGGATTTCACGCCAAAGGCGTCCGGAAATACATTAAAAAATGGCACGCCGCACCTGTACTACGACTGTGCTAGCAAAATTCGAAAAGAGAAGAACTCCTGCGGTTGTTCCTTGCCCGCAAGAAAAGTCGAAACTCTCATAATCGATACCATTTCCGCGATCGGAAGAGACAAAAAGGTGATCGAATCCTGCGTCGAAAACCTCTCCGAAATGAAGAGAGTCTCCACGACCCCAATAAGAGAAGAGATAAAAACCTTGCAGAGTGAACTCCGCCAGAAGTTGGGTGAACTGGAAAAATGGAAGAAAAAGGTCTTCAGCGTAGAAGGAGCACTGGCAAAGGAGCTCCAATCCGAGGCCGAAGCGGTGGCTCAACGAAAACAAGAGCTTGAGGTGCAACTGGCTAAGAGGACGCTAGACATTCGTGCTCATGAGCAGGAGCTGGCTTCCAGCAAGGATATTGCGGCTGCATTGACAAACTTCTCAGCGATTTTCGAGGAGTTGGAGTACCCAGAGCAAAAGGAGCTACTCGGGCTGCTGATCCAGCAAATACGTATTCAAAAGATTGATTCAGCAAACGCTAGACCGAACAAGTGCATCATCGGGCACAGAAAATCGTTTTATGAAATGGAGCTTCGCTTCACAGCAGACGCCGAGCAAATCGCGCCTCTCAAGAATGCGCTACCAAAGTTCGTAGAATTGAAATCTTTGGCGTCCCGTAAAGGATTCGAACCTCTGTCTCTTGGATGA
- a CDS encoding sigma-54-dependent transcriptional regulator, translating into MQSILIVDDLESIHEMLDAVIQPIGYNTAFATDGEIALQKIREERYDIVLTDINMKPMDGLSLLAAIKEADPEAIVIMMSGYANIDNATQALKLGAFDYLTKPFKVDQLMNSIARAAAERKKRRQSGSAASAQNSLLLSGDSETAKSFNERLSRAAKLPTPLLITGDTGTQKASIAALVHARSDSAGEPFVTVDAKKADSSELPGLLFDSEGAPSETVRSAQNGFLFLANIDAIPRELQATLGTLIRDLKGDIRVVCSSSRDLEQLVEEGQFEDGLYFRIANNALHVPALRDRTEDIPAIALAYFAQNHLPFNALGEGAAALMQGYRWPGNYTELQEVLAAAAEVGEGQTIREADLPEKLRDISSWPSLEDYLAEQAERYKQAVLKACQGDQGKAASILGTAP; encoded by the coding sequence ATGCAATCCATTCTCATAGTAGACGATCTCGAGTCCATTCACGAAATGCTCGACGCGGTCATCCAGCCAATCGGCTACAACACCGCGTTCGCCACCGATGGCGAAATAGCCCTGCAAAAGATTCGCGAAGAGCGCTACGATATCGTGCTGACCGATATCAACATGAAGCCCATGGACGGGCTGTCGCTGCTCGCCGCCATCAAGGAGGCCGATCCGGAAGCAATCGTCATCATGATGTCCGGCTACGCCAATATCGACAACGCCACCCAAGCCCTCAAGCTCGGCGCCTTCGACTACCTCACCAAACCTTTCAAAGTCGACCAATTGATGAACTCCATCGCTCGTGCCGCGGCCGAGCGAAAGAAGCGTCGACAGTCCGGAAGCGCCGCCTCCGCCCAGAACTCGCTTCTCCTGTCCGGAGACTCCGAGACCGCCAAGTCCTTCAACGAACGCCTCTCTCGGGCAGCTAAGCTTCCCACGCCCTTGCTGATCACCGGCGACACCGGCACCCAAAAGGCAAGCATCGCCGCCCTCGTGCACGCGCGGAGCGACTCCGCAGGCGAACCCTTCGTCACTGTCGACGCCAAGAAGGCCGATTCCAGCGAACTCCCCGGTCTGCTCTTCGACAGCGAAGGCGCGCCCAGCGAAACCGTTCGCTCCGCCCAAAACGGCTTCCTCTTCCTCGCCAACATCGACGCGATTCCACGGGAGCTCCAAGCCACTCTCGGCACCTTGATTCGCGACCTGAAAGGCGACATCCGCGTCGTCTGCTCCAGCAGCCGGGACCTCGAGCAACTCGTCGAAGAGGGACAATTCGAAGACGGGCTCTACTTCCGCATCGCCAACAACGCCTTGCATGTACCTGCCCTCCGCGACCGCACGGAAGACATTCCCGCCATCGCCTTGGCCTACTTCGCCCAAAACCACCTTCCCTTCAACGCCCTCGGCGAGGGAGCAGCCGCCCTCATGCAAGGCTACCGCTGGCCGGGCAACTACACCGAATTGCAAGAAGTCCTCGCCGCAGCAGCCGAAGTCGGCGAAGGCCAGACCATCCGCGAAGCCGACCTTCCAGAAAAGCTGCGAGATATCTCCAGCTGGCCGAGCCTCGAGGACTACCTCGCCGAGCAAGCCGAACGCTACAAGCAAGCCGTTCTCAAAGCCTGCCAAGGCGACCAAGGGAAAGCCGCATCGATCCTCGGTACCGCTCCATAA
- a CDS encoding sensor histidine kinase produces MKIATKIRILASALALVTALTVGWVMYAGYRGSIASLEREVLQQRVEADVFRLEEAFNEISHDIRFLEGLPEVRGFANGSSRSRRELGDDLAGTFVQLLKAKPHYAQVRLIGAANDGAELVRVDRAGEEVVRRGEQELQRKGHRNYFQETSGKLRGEIYYSEIDLNREKGKVEFPKRPTLRVAMPVYDQGEAFWGIVIINLDFQGFAREFIGTSRERFAHYLCNSSGDYLVHPDEGKVFGFDLGERFRIQDDYPGFADFIASGDDGMTLAIESGGQSDGLWFHLQRVKPRGSEKTYFYGVSARFDEVVSAFKSTLFRTALIGMLLCVFAFLGAVGLSLLITKPIERVALAARRLGEGQDDVDLPYQRKDEIGVLASSFKDMRQSIRDQECAILDANDKLTQANLDLKHFSHISSHELREPLTRIAGLASLLEREVGGESGAAANGLAKSVKREAASALQQITDFRVFSHLGAGASVREPVDLAALVREVLNEFQSKLEERKVLVALEDLPVVEGYRNLLRVLYRNLVENALKYSERDAFSLRFTCVGSGRDAVLGVFNTGSSILPEYQGSLFQIFTRFHRHVEGTGIGLSICKRVVECHSGEIWVESKGDSVHIKFRLEEKENDDTEN; encoded by the coding sequence ATGAAAATCGCCACCAAGATTCGCATCCTCGCTTCCGCGCTGGCTCTTGTCACGGCCTTGACAGTGGGCTGGGTCATGTACGCGGGCTATCGCGGCTCTATTGCGAGCTTGGAAAGGGAGGTGTTGCAGCAACGGGTGGAGGCAGACGTCTTTCGGTTGGAGGAGGCCTTCAACGAAATTTCCCATGATATCCGATTCTTGGAGGGACTCCCGGAAGTCCGAGGCTTTGCGAACGGGTCGAGTCGCTCGAGGCGGGAGCTGGGCGATGACCTGGCGGGTACCTTTGTCCAGCTCTTAAAGGCAAAGCCGCACTATGCCCAAGTGCGGCTGATCGGTGCCGCCAACGATGGAGCGGAATTGGTTCGTGTGGATCGAGCAGGAGAGGAGGTGGTGCGCCGTGGCGAGCAGGAGTTGCAGCGGAAGGGGCATCGCAACTATTTCCAGGAGACGAGCGGCAAGCTCCGCGGGGAAATCTACTATTCGGAAATCGACCTGAACCGGGAGAAAGGGAAGGTCGAGTTTCCTAAGCGTCCGACCTTGCGCGTTGCCATGCCGGTCTACGACCAGGGTGAAGCTTTTTGGGGAATCGTCATCATCAACTTGGATTTCCAGGGATTTGCTCGGGAATTCATCGGAACGAGCCGAGAGCGTTTCGCTCACTACCTTTGCAACTCCAGCGGCGATTACCTTGTGCACCCGGACGAGGGTAAGGTTTTTGGCTTCGATCTGGGGGAACGCTTTCGGATCCAGGACGACTATCCGGGCTTCGCTGACTTTATCGCCTCGGGCGACGATGGGATGACCTTGGCGATCGAGAGCGGTGGGCAGTCCGATGGATTGTGGTTCCACCTGCAAAGGGTGAAGCCGCGCGGCAGCGAAAAGACTTATTTCTATGGAGTATCGGCGCGCTTCGACGAAGTGGTGTCCGCGTTCAAGTCGACGTTGTTCAGGACCGCTCTGATTGGCATGCTCCTTTGCGTCTTTGCCTTCTTGGGGGCGGTGGGGCTCTCGCTGCTCATCACCAAGCCGATCGAAAGAGTGGCCTTGGCCGCGCGTCGCCTTGGCGAGGGCCAGGACGATGTAGACCTTCCCTACCAGCGAAAGGACGAGATTGGAGTCCTCGCCTCTTCCTTCAAGGACATGCGCCAGTCGATACGTGACCAGGAGTGCGCGATCTTGGATGCCAACGACAAGCTTACCCAGGCGAACTTGGACCTGAAGCACTTTTCCCACATCTCCTCGCACGAGTTGCGGGAACCGCTGACGCGGATTGCCGGCTTGGCCAGCTTGTTGGAGCGCGAAGTCGGCGGCGAATCCGGTGCGGCCGCGAATGGCTTGGCGAAATCGGTTAAGCGGGAAGCGGCCAGCGCCCTGCAGCAGATTACCGACTTTCGGGTCTTTTCGCACTTGGGGGCCGGGGCCAGCGTGCGGGAGCCGGTCGACTTGGCTGCGTTGGTTCGGGAGGTGTTGAACGAATTTCAGTCGAAGCTGGAAGAGCGGAAAGTTCTGGTAGCCCTTGAAGACCTGCCGGTAGTCGAAGGCTATCGAAACTTGCTCCGGGTGCTGTATCGGAACCTGGTAGAGAACGCGCTCAAGTACTCGGAGCGGGATGCGTTCAGTCTCAGGTTTACCTGTGTCGGCAGTGGTAGGGATGCAGTTTTGGGCGTGTTCAACACGGGATCTTCGATCCTTCCAGAATATCAAGGCAGCCTGTTCCAGATCTTCACGCGATTCCACCGGCATGTAGAGGGAACGGGCATCGGGCTTTCGATTTGCAAACGCGTCGTGGAATGCCACTCGGGAGAGATCTGGGTCGAGTCCAAGGGGGACAGCGTCCACATCAAATTCAGGCTAGAAGAAAAAGAGAATGACGATACCGAAAATTGA